The genomic window ATAATCAAGCCCTGCTGATATCGAGTATACCGGCAAAACCTCACCTTGATCGTCCTGTAAAACAATGGTCTTCATTCCATGGACAATTCCTTCCTTACCCTTTGTTAAAGTTGCTGCATGCATCTTCGTATTAAGTCCATGTCCTGATGCTTCAACACCATAGATCTTAACATCCTGCTCATCAAGGAAGTCAGCAAATAGTCCAATAGCGTTACTCCCTCCGCCAACACATGCAATCAGATAATCAGGTAAACGTCCCTCTTTTTCTAATATCTGTTTCTTTGCCTCAATACCAATAATCTTCTGAAACTCACGTACAATGACTGGATAAGGGTGCGGTCCTACTGCTGAGCCCAATACATAGAAGTAATCATCTACATTTTCTACCCAGAAATTTATCGCTTCGTCCACTGCATCCTTTAAGGTAGCTGTTCCTGATTTTACAGAATGAACCTTTGCACCTAATAGTTCCATTCTAAATACATTAAGTTCCTGACGTTTGACGTCTTCAGCCCCTTGAAAAATGATACATTCCATTCCAAACATCGCGGCAACTGTAGCGGTTGCGACACCATGTTGTCCTGCACCTGTTTCGGCTACTACTTTCGTTTTACCCATTCGTTTTGCAAGCAGTATTTGACCAATAACATTATTAATTTTATGTGCTCCTGTATGGTTTAAATCCTCACGTTTAAGGTAAACCTTAGCTCCACCTAACGCTTCTGTCATATTTTTCGCAAAGTAAAGTGGGTTTTCTCGACCTACATAATCTTTAAGATAATACTTATATTCACTTATAAATGTTTCATCATTCATTGCATCTTTAAACGCGATCTCCAAATCTTGTAATGCCTTTACTACTGGTTCTGGTACATACATACCACCAAATTCTCCAAATTGAAAGTTTTCCATAATCCATTCCTCCTGATTTTATTTTATTTTTTATTTTATAAACTATTTACTTCAGAAACAGTGTGCTCATGGTAATCCTTCCAAAAATAATGGTATATTATGTTTATGATCAGCCAGGTTATAGGGCTTTAGAGTTGCGCCAAAGACAACCCCTTACAATATAGTTTTGACTCATAGTCATCAATCCCTTCAAATATAACTATAAAAATAAGCAATAAAAAAACACCTCATCACCAGGACGAAGTGTCGTTTTGCCACCTGTGAAACATTCGAATACAGAAAAAGGCTGTGGGGGCACTGTTTTAGATACAGAAAACCTAAATCGATATCCTATCCCTGTAACGTGGGAATACGGCTCAGGCTACTTGTTATTCACCCTGCGTCTCATGAACCCATTCAGAAACACTGATCGCATCGACCTCACACCAACGCCGACTCGCTTTACCGTCATGTTGCTTCCTACTTCTTTCAATCAAAGACTTTCATTTAAATTCTTTAACTATTATTCACTATAATACTTTAATTTTT from Haloplasma contractile SSD-17B includes these protein-coding regions:
- the trpB gene encoding tryptophan synthase subunit beta encodes the protein MENFQFGEFGGMYVPEPVVKALQDLEIAFKDAMNDETFISEYKYYLKDYVGRENPLYFAKNMTEALGGAKVYLKREDLNHTGAHKINNVIGQILLAKRMGKTKVVAETGAGQHGVATATVAAMFGMECIIFQGAEDVKRQELNVFRMELLGAKVHSVKSGTATLKDAVDEAINFWVENVDDYFYVLGSAVGPHPYPVIVREFQKIIGIEAKKQILEKEGRLPDYLIACVGGGSNAIGLFADFLDEQDVKIYGVEASGHGLNTKMHAATLTKGKEGIVHGMKTIVLQDDQGEVLPVYSISAGLDYPGVGPEHAHLFKTGRVRYESITDNESVHAFRFLSETEGIIPAIESSHAIAFAQKLVPTLPNDQIVIINLSGRGDKDVAAIADYIKSDRYRQ